In Plasmodium vinckei vinckei genome assembly, chromosome: PVVCY_13, a single genomic region encodes these proteins:
- a CDS encoding exonuclease V, mitochondrial, putative, with protein sequence MLTTYNVIWKKDEEDNNKVEKKSKGINTCETKDKKETEGYISDYEELINDIEDLIEEQQIKETERLYKESKAPNEKFNKKNKLSITDLSAQLWCEQQLELVLTTGKRKETEAMKLGIKRHEVLEKEDHIIIDVEVNTREESLGYRLLNTITLLGQLYECKKVREVWVFGIVRNYVLRGIIDELRIEYDRVSKREYLIISDTKTRKEKKEPSLAQKKTSAIQVQTYCLLLQHLKCGKTDYQKLFEIYECDPNFEFTDPNLVKYKNLTNLAKEVNKLFLKLPKIKEEMEIVYEYQGVEFSRNNIPYFYDSTLYTINILLDYWDGKRSSDVVEDSDKWKCKFCDFVKNCVRCPLES encoded by the coding sequence atgctGACTACATATAATGTAATTTGGAAAAAGGACGAagaagataataataaggttgaaaaaaaaagtaaaggGATAAATACATGTGAAacaaaagataaaaaagaaacagAAGGTTATATATCTGATTATGaagaattaataaatgatatagaAGATTTAATAGAGGAACaacaaattaaagaaactgaaagattatataaagaatcTAAAGCCcctaatgaaaaatttaataaaaaaaataaattaagtATAACTGATTTATCTGCTCAATTATGGTGTGAACAACAATTAGAATTAGTTTTAACGACAggtaaaagaaaagaaactGAAGCTATGAAGTTAGGTATAAAAAGACATGAAGTGTTAGAAAAAGAAgatcatataattatagaTGTTGAAGTAAATACAAGAGAAGAATCATTAGGTTATCGTTTATTAAATACTATTACACTTTTAGGGCAATTATATGAATGTAAAAAAGTAAGAGAAGTATGGGTATTTGGTATAGTTCGAAACTATGTACTTAGAGGGATTATTGATGAGCTTCGAATTGAATATGATAGGGTTTCTAAAAgagaatatttaataatatctGATACAAAAACacgaaaagaaaaaaaagaaccAAGTTTAgcccaaaaaaaaacatcaGCCATACAAGTACAAACATATTGTTTACTATTACAACATTTAAAATGTGGGAAAACTGattatcaaaaattatttgaaattTATGAATGTGATCCAAATTTTGAATTCACTGATCCAAATTtagttaaatataaaaatttaacaaaTTTAGCTAAAGaagttaataaattatttttaaaattgccaaaaattaaagaagaAATGGAAATTGTTTATGAATATCAAGGTGTTGAATTTTCAAGAAATAATATCCCATACTTTTATGATTCAAcattatatacaattaaTATCCTTTTAGATTATTGGGATGGTAAACGATCTTCTGATGTTGTAGAAGATTCTGATAAATGGAAATGTAAATTTTGTGATTTTGTCAAAAATTGTGTTCGATGTCCATTAGAAAGTTAA
- a CDS encoding DNA-directed RNA polymerase III subunit RPC5, putative, whose translation MNDDLKELSKYECTEESDRDSETSNSDDEIEEEIDIYLNNVNEYHINNINTYLIQYPLRPKYRPYNFTNNIQKIYKCKNYNKLKNIKNNFSTEEDTYIFEYKLHENIKDDVIHESNTIYKDEQIDKNISRLISTSVVCEYITNCVCVFQYNEIKKKKEIYMIPLKHIYQFKPCYDNIKFNLNHNPKNLTREEEDVEGEIDTDSELKKEQKMIRTEIGVKNEISNSTKVEEDNNNKERNDNINNIVDENWTSIGNIFEPDSCEAHEIISLFTNLNVNKNMVLQSNTNFDEDNRELKRGDENMSDVEEIEFNSDGYLYINQICKYTSESWQNSLYNNNKENKNKDIHGKNSGNNYKNAEDIYTNLNMIHLFSLTLDEQILKIMRMKNVQNFNEIEKIIKKSVNNDILINTLKTYCVNMLGLWVIKSKYLYKFLKCKDEEKKNDPEKKLKTFSYVDYKISVRNLLLVIIFKQVEPLLLKYINDKKEKNDSIGIKNLGIEQKNNISNNLNKKINSSMPIIMENFEKATNLPSSVLSEIFIPLCEYKYTGYFFKHKMDENFIDNNTELCLFFNEKWKNKMVKVAKIIQTHKNSKIVINDYKLDIRTIEKIITDLLYNSCLFFDDIYNKVKRDLKNTNIDLQTFERALNNIAININNMWILRIDNQSEFNKCRNAVINIYQNNHNSILSKNEIIQHTEKIIKSPLTIPDIYFRNILKEFCIHKNGKYLFKGNDQLKNGGTDI comes from the coding sequence ATGAACGACGATTTAAAGGAATTAAGTAAGTATGAATGTACAGAAGAATCAGATAGAGATTCAGAAACATCGAATTCAGATGATGAAATAGAGGAAGAgatagatatatatttaaataatgttaatgaatatcatataaacaatattaatacatatttgaTACAATATCCATTGCGCCCTAAATATAGAccatataattttacaaataatattcaaaagatatataaatgtaaaaattataataaattaaaaaatataaaaaataattttagtaCAGAAGAagatacatatatatttgaatataaattacatgaaaatataaaagatgaTGTTATTCATGAATcaaatacaatatataaagatgaacaaattgataaaaatataagtagATTAATAAGTACTAGTGTTGTGTGTGAATATATTACTAATTGTGTATGCGTATTtcaatataatgaaataaaaaaaaaaaaagaaatatatatgataccattaaaacatatttatcaaTTTAAACCATgttatgataatataaaatttaatttgaaTCATAACCCCAAAAATTTAACTCGAGAAGAAGAAGATGTTGAAGGGGAAATTGATACTGACTCTGAACTAAAGaaagaacaaaaaatgataagaaCCGAAATAGgagtaaaaaatgaaataagtAATTCTACAAAAGTAGAagaagataataataataaagaaagaaatgataatataaataatatagtaGATGAAAATTGGACTAGCattggaaatatatttgaaccAGACTCATGTGAAGCTCATGAAATTATATCGTTGTTTACAAATTTGAatgtaaacaaaaatatggtTCTACAATCAAATACCAATTTTGATGAGGATAATAGGGAGTTAAAAAGAGgtgatgaaaatatgaGTGATGTTGAAGAAATTGAATTTAATAGTGAtggatatttatatataaatcaaatatgtaaatataccAGTGAAAGCTGGCaaaattctttatataacaataataaagaaaataaaaataaagatattcATGGGAAAAATAGTggtaataattataagaaTGCAGAAgacatatatacaaatttaaatatgatacatttattttctttaactTTAGATgaacaaatattaaaaataatgagaatgaaaaatgttcaaaattttaacgaaattgaaaaaattattaaaaaaagtgttaataatgatatactaataaatacattaaaaacatattgTGTTAATATGTTAGGATTATGGGTaattaaatcaaaatatttatataaatttttaaaatgtaaagatgaggaaaaaaagaatgacccagaaaaaaaactaaaaacCTTTTCTTATGTagattataaaattagtGTACGAAATTTATTACtggtaataatatttaagcAAGTTGAACCACTCttgttaaaatatataaatgataaaaaggaaaaaaatgattctataggaataaaaaatctgGGTattgaacaaaaaaataatattagcaacaatttaaataaaaaaataaattcatcAATGCCTATAATAAtggaaaattttgaaaaagcAACAAATTTACCAAGTAGTGTACTTTCTGAAATATTCATTCCTTTGtgtgaatataaatatactggatatttttttaaacataaaatggatgaaaattttatagatAACAATACTgaattatgtttattttttaatgaaaaatggaaaaataaaatggtaaaagttgcaaaaattattcaaacacataaaaatagtaaaattgTTATTAATGATTATAAATTAGATATTAGAActatagaaaaaattattacagatttattatataatagttgtttattttttgatgatatatataataaagtaAAAAGGGACCTCAAAAATACAAACATCGATCTACAAACATTTGAACGAgctttaaataatattgcaattaatataaataatatgtggATTTTACGTATAGATAACCAGAgtgaatttaataaatgtagGAATGCagttattaatatttatcaaaataatcataATTCGATTTTAtctaaaaatgaaattattcAACATacagaaaaaattataaaatccCCTCTAACCATTCcggatatatattttagaaatattttaaaagagttttgtattcataaaaatggaaaatatttatttaaaggaAATGACCAATTAAAGAATGGGGGTACTGATATTTAG
- a CDS encoding golgi apparatus membrane protein TVP23, putative produces the protein MNRNNMFDNEQNETTNVNYPVSKNNNMNMSYDFNANSLFKNDLNDYFNTFMQKTKHPYVCLTHIFFKLLSIILYFIGPFIFRNDQSKENDFIVTFAITLFLVSLDFYLVKNITGRFLVKMIWWIDANPDYSNKIVFQSSEETSLNNIEKNIFWYALYAYFLIWLMQTIQMLMSLQLCWFLLCCICLFLSFYNLFNFWQCSKEQRKVVANIMSNVNLNYIYNKIFYNM, from the exons ATGAATAGAAACAATATGTTTGATAATGAGCAAAATGAAACCACCAATGTTAATTATCCagtatcaaaaaataacaatatgAATATGTCTTATGATTTTAATGCTAATTCATTATTCAAAAATGACTTGaatgattattttaatacatttatGCAAAAAACGAAGCATCCATATGTGTGTTTAactcatatattttttaagctcttatctataatatt ATATTTCATTGGACCCTTCATATTTCGAAATGATCAGTCTAAGGAAAATGATTTCATTGTAACATTTGCAATAACTCTTTTTTTAGTATCGTtggatttttatttggttAAAAATATCACTGGAAG atttttagtaaaaatgatatgGTGGATCGATGCCAACCCTGATTATTCTAACAAAATCGTTTTCCAATCTTCCGAAGAAACctcattaaataatatagagaaaaatattttttggtatgcattatatgcatattttttaatatggcTTATGCAAACAATACAAATGTTAATGTCCTTACAACTTTGTtggtttttattatgttgtatatgcttatttttgtctttttataatttatttaatttttggcAATGCTCAAAAGAACAACGAAAAGTGGTTGCAAATATTATGAGCAAtgttaatttaaattatatatataataaaatattttataatatgtaa
- a CDS encoding ATP-dependent RNA helicase DBP5, putative, which yields MSSTEEKPKEKVDEKTNEQTDEKVKDENGKEDKDTPEKKEDENVMNMFLSYLQKNKDDPKVLQTMLSMMGGKGGNTIPADFLKLSQGDNKKDDKSEENNDQSPSKVSENNDTGKSGDNKKDKVEENNDKKNDDVNGENKEVIKKKHTELVEDNDDYEIENCEPELPVEEEAISLIENINIENDEKNKSNKEESNKKTNGVSVSANMAKLADKYMSGGKTADATGKEQSDFKLYHSKNSWEELKIDNELIQILTYLKFFGPSKIQAYALPIILDSNRNLIAQSQNGSGKTLTFVIAMLSKINRSLYSLQAVCICPTRELAQQNYDVVGKFTKYLNVKTFLAVPLCEKYNKSNGVQIYVGTPGKTLDFLKRKFIDTNNIKIFVLDEADDLIDIKNNMSSQVESIKRFLPKSCQILLFSATYNDNVRVFADKFAPRATKISVRQEDLTLKCVKQYYLITENDEQKYYYLSELYCSMTISQCVIFVNSKKAAYSLYQFMTENNHNVTLICADSVISRFTKNKVEKTNVMGMDPKTRDSLMSDFKKGISKVLICTDLLSRGIDVPSISLVINFDLPYIYQGRITNSADAIANQNVNMETYIHRIGRTGRFGTKGMAINFISKMQMPHIQQIEKYYKCVISDLEYDSELMMTSITKLKN from the coding sequence atgagttCAACAGAAGAAAAACCAAAAGAAAAAGTTGacgaaaaaacaaatgaacAAACTGACGAAAAAgtaaaagatgaaaatggGAAAGAAGATAAAGATACaccagaaaaaaaagaagatgaaaatgttatgaatatgtttttatcatatttacaaaaaaataaagatgatCCTAAAGTTCTTCAAACTATGTTAAGTATGATGGGAGGAAAAGGTGGAAATACAATACCAGCAGATTTCCTAAAATTATCACAAggtgataataaaaaagacgATAAAtcagaagaaaataatgaccAAAGTCCATCCAAAGTAAgcgaaaataatgataccGGAAAATCGggtgataataaaaaggataaagtagaagaaaataatgataaaaaaaatgatgatgtAAATGgagaaaataaagaagtcataaaaaaaaaacacaccGAATTAGTCGAAGATAATGATGATTatgaaattgaaaattGTGAACCAGAGTTACCTGTTGAAGAAGAAGCGATATCcttaattgaaaatatcaacatagaaaatgatgaaaagaATAAGAGCAATAAAGAAGAatctaataaaaaaacaaacgGTGTTTCTGTTTCTGCAAATATGGCTAAGCTAgctgataaatatatgagtGGCGGTAAAACTGCGGACGCAACCGGAAAGGAACAAAGTGactttaaattatatcattctaaaaattcatgggaagaattaaaaatcgATAATGAActtatacaaatattaacttacttaaaattttttggaCCATCAAAAATTCAAGCATATGCATTACCAATCATATTAGATAGCAACAGAAATTTAATTGCACAATCACAAAATGGATCTGGTAAAACATTAACTTTTGTAATTGCAATGTtatcaaaaattaatagaaGTTTATATTCATTGCAAGCAGTTTGTATATGCCCAACCAGAGAGTTAGCAcaacaaaattatgatgTCGTTGgtaaatttacaaaatatttaaatgttaaaacatttttagcTGTTCCATTatgtgaaaaatataataaatctaATGGTGTCCAAATATATGTTGGTACTCCTGGTAAAACTTtagattttttaaaaagaaaatttattgacactaataatataaaaatatttgtgtTAGATGAAGCAGATGATTTAattgatattaaaaataatatgtcaTCACAAGTTGAAAGTATAAAAAGGTTTTTACCAAAAAGTTGTCaaatacttttattttcagctacatataatgataatgtAAGAGTTTTTGCTGATAAATTTGCCCCACGTGCAACAAAAATAAGTGTGAGACAAGAAGATTTGACTCTAAAATGTGTtaaacaatattatttaataacagaaaatgatgaacagaaatattactatttatCTGAATTATATTGTTCTATGACTATATCACAATGTgttatatttgttaattcaaaaaaagcAGCATATAGTTTATATCAGTTTATGACAGAAAATAATCACAACGTTACACTAATTTGTGCAGATAGTGTAATTAGTAGatttacaaaaaacaaagttgaaaaaacaaatgtaATGGGTATGGATCCTAAAACAAGAGATTCTTTAATGTctgattttaaaaaaggtaTATCAAAAGTTTTAATATGTACAGATTTATTATCTAGAGGTATTGATGTTCCATCTATAAGTTTAgttattaattttgatttgccatatatttatcaagGTAGAATAACTAATTCAGCTGATGCTATAGCAAAtcaaaatgtaaatatggAAACTTATATTCATAGAATTGGAAGAACAGGAAGATTTGGAACAAAGGGTATGgctattaattttattagtaAAATGCAAATGCCACATATTCAacaaattgaaaaatattacaagTGTGTAATTTCAGATCTTGAATATGATTCAGAACTTATGATGACTTCTATAACCAagttgaaaaattaa
- a CDS encoding GTP-binding protein, putative: MLKILRRNICHNTKLYRIITNSPKNAFKAFYNRQYTNDNNNNNLKIEHDPFYTNPLRKLSCIGCGQFLQTIDEKKSGYIPFNVYEKYTNGRLKFYTKVKGEEVDCIPDGIKVDVNNFLNYRVKTKIILCKRCYRLQHYKISDTKCDVDVNRIENIIKCRTHLQEQIRLNQERKKNNKNENKNLDNDHTILGHIKEKDDDPNRDQNFENNLDGVKNEELLKSENTDNNEMIVERVEKKENDEKPKELPDCYSDISQGDKNSIANTNKCSIESLSFIKKKLHKNFIKTNQYSDKQENYDEISENNFENIKNHQCKEKEMHINEQIDSQTDNKKSICQNEDEINILENNTTEVKYYEDSSYNIDKRFINVYEKKDILKKRNEIKRLDAEKMNISSAKYVEADRNNIMNNLIKKMKKKSLVLYIIDITNIENTILPELYIGCKNKDINIIWLVNKIDCLPKSTNLDIIKIWFRNMIRQIKNTHINDLIFISALKCYNYNILEERMKTYIDIDKGIDIYIVGCVNVGKSSFLNSFLKFINYKHIGDIYSKRKKGGVTVSNIPYTTLNYNVFKLKKDVNIIDTIGIPTKYQYSSILYKDIDLNSIIINKKIQPFTYKLKDDYSIILGSLCYINLIYGNFALLTFYISNKVTIHMCRSEKIENFLEKKKCSFLYPPHVYSDFDLLKPFVKHTVKVLGKDYESIDDIVISDLCWFSITGRGIKIFEIYAPKNIKIYRRPSMINDGIKHTQVDIFKYKSYRGRTPKILKKKKKIIEQLDRQNPERRQDMKNLTLQKEQSQLENLHNFDDTNNANESSTATHSILADKDDMENIVHYL; this comes from the coding sequence ATGCTGAAAATACTTCGTAGAAATATATGCCacaatacaaaattatatcgTATAATAACAAATTCACCTAAAAACGCATTTAAAGCGTTTTATAACAGACAATATAccaatgataataataataataatttaaagatAGAGCATGACCCATTTTATACAAATCCCTTAAGAAAGCTTAGTTGTATTGGCTGTGGCCAATTTTTACAAACtattgatgaaaaaaaaagtgggTATATTCCATTTAAtgtttatgaaaaatatacaaatggTCGactaaaattttatacaaaagTTAAAGGTGAAGAAGTAGACTGTATACCTGATGGAATAAAAGTTgatgttaataattttttgaactATCGagttaaaacaaaaattattttatgtaaacGTTGTTACAGATTACaacattataaaatatcagATACAAAATGTGATGTTGATGTTAATagaattgaaaatattattaaatgtaGAACCCATTTACAAGAACAAATTCGGTTAAATCAAGaacgtaaaaaaaataataaaaatgaaaataaaaatcttGATAATGATCATACTATATTAGGGCATATAAAGGAAAAAGATGATGACCCAAATCGGGACCAAAATTTTGAGAATAATTTAGATGGcgtaaaaaatgaagaactattaaaaagtgaaaatactgataataatgaaatgaTTGTAGAGCGAgttgaaaaaaaggaaaacgATGAAAAGCCAAAAGAATTGCCAGACTGTTATTCAGATATTTCTCAAGGGGATAAAAATAGCATAGCTAATACTAACAAATGTAGCATTGAATCTCTtagttttataaaaaaaaagttacaTAAAAACTTTATCAAAACAAATCAGTACTCAGATAAAcaagaaaattatgatgaaataagtgaaaataattttgaaaatataaaaaatcatcAATGTAAAGAGAAAGAAATGCACATAAATGAACAGATAGATTCGCAAactgataataaaaaaagtatttgtcaaaatgaagatgaaattaatattttagagAATAACACAACTGAAgtgaaatattatgaagACAGTTCATACAACATTGACAAAAGATTTATTAATGTGTATGAGAAGaaagatattttaaaaaaacgaaatgaaataaaaagacTTGATGccgaaaaaatgaatataagtAGTGCTAAATATGTAGAAGCTgatagaaataatataatgaataatttaataaaaaaaatgaaaaaaaaatctttGGTACTTTATATAATAGACATAACAAATATTGAAAACACTATACTCCCTGAATTGTATATAGGCtgcaaaaataaagatataaatattatatggctagttaataaaatagattGTTTACCTAAATCGACAAATCttgatattataaaaatatggttTCGTAATATGATAcgacaaataaaaaatactcATATAAAcgatttaatatttatttcagcATTGAAatgttataattataatatattagaaGAAAGAATGAAAACTTATATAGATATAGATAAAGGgattgatatatatatagttggGTGTGTAAATGTTGGCAaatcttcttttttaaattcatttttaaaatttataaattataaacatataggagatatatatagcaaaagaaaaaaaggtGGCGTAACGGTTTCAAATATACCTTATACaacattaaattataatgtattcaaactaaaaaaagatgttaatataattgaTACTATTGGAATTCCAACCAAATATCAATATAgttctatattatataaagatattgatttaaatagtataataataaataaaaaaatccaACCTTTTACTTATAAGCTTAAAGATGATTATTCTATTATTTTAGGAAGTTTatgttatattaatttaatttatggAAATTTTGCATTActaactttttatatatcaaataaagTCACAATACATATGTGTAGAAgtgaaaaaattgaaaattttttagaaaaaaaaaaatgttcttttttatatcctcCCCATGTTTATTCTGATTTTGATTTACTAAAGCCATTTGTCAAACATACTGTTAAAGTTTTGGGTAAAGATTATGAAAGTATAGATGATATTGTCATATCAGATTTATGCTGGTTTTCAATTACAGGGCgtggaataaaaatatttgaaatatatgcaccaaaaaatattaaaatttatagaaGACCATCAATGATTAATGATGGAATAAAACACACACAAGTTGacattttcaaatataaatctTATAGAGGTAGGACACCAAAAAtccttaaaaaaaaaaaaaaaattattgaaCAATTGGATCGTCAAAATCCAGAGAGAAGACAAGATATGAAAAATCTTACTCTCCAAAAGGAACAATCTCAGTTAGAAAATTTACACAATTTTGATGATACAAACAATGCAAACGAATCTTCAACTGCTACCCATTCAATATTGGCGGACAAAGATGATATGGAAAATATcgttcattatttataa
- a CDS encoding OPA3-like protein, putative produces MIPFFKIGIVLVRQISKPISGYIKKKAIENKKFKSICIFCGKKYYFFEQYIQKKFYNSNLTNVNYSSYISESKSVNVGSEILGETIIFLTAALIIIAEYKRNSIKEANKELVLNHKLETLKLQIKELQQENDEIMKIVLPHKQNNRDNRNFEVEHPNFFKGIYYKIMGQPSETTNYDQTVKIEDEKKIENTNKSDYN; encoded by the coding sequence atgatccctttttttaaaatcgGAATTGTATTAGTAAGACAAATAAGTAAACCTATATCCGgctatataaagaaaaaggccatagaaaataaaaaatttaaaagtatatgtatattttgtggaaaaaaatattatttttttgaacaatatatccaaaaaaaattttataattccaATCTAACCAATGTTAATTATAGTTCTTATATAAGTGAAAGTAAATCTGTGAATGTAGGTAGTGAAATACTTGGAGAGAccatcatatttttaacagcagctttaattattattgctgaatataaaagaaatagtaTAAAGGAAGCAAACAAAGAATTAGTGTTAAATCATAAATTAGAAACTTTaaaattacaaataaaagaattacaacaagaaaatgatgaaattatgaaaattgtattaccacataaacaaaataatagagATAATAGAAACTTTGAAGTTGAACAtccaaatttttttaaaggaaTTTACTATAAAATTATGGGACAACCTAGTGAAACAACAAATTACGATCAAACAGTAAAAATCGAAGatgaaaagaaaattgaaaatacaaataaaagtgACTATAACTGA